The genomic DNA TCGGGTGAAAAAAGGTGAAAAGGTGAAAGTGACATTAAAAAATGAATTATCTGCACCAGTATCTATTCATTGGCATGGATATCCTGTCCCAAATAACATGGATGGAATTCCAGGCGTGACACAAGATGCAGTTGAACCAGGAAAAAGTTTCACTTACGAATTTGAAGCGAACGTACCAGGAACGTACTGGTATCACTCGCATCAAGATTCTGTAAATCAATTAGATAGAGGTTTGTATGGAGCGCTCATTGTAGAAGATACAAAGGAAAAATATGATAAAGATTACACATTAATGTTGGATGAATGGGTTACAGATAAAGAAGAAATGAATAAGCAGTTAAAAGAAATGACAAAAGGGCAAATAGGTAATAAATCTAAAGGTAATGAAAATGAGGAAAAGAATGATGATAAGAACGGCATGGATCATTCTGGTATGGACGTGGGCAGTGATCAAAAAGACTCTAGTAATATGGAAGGAATGGACCATGGAAATATGAAGATGGAAGGTCATGATATGAGTATGTATGATTTATTCACAATCAATGGAAAAAGCGGTGATTTAGTAGTGCCATTGAAAGTGAATAAGGGAGATAAAGTTCGTTTTCGACTCGTTAATGCTGGTTATCTATCACATGATATACATGTTCACGGTCATGATATAAAAGTAATTGCGACAGATGGTCAACCAATAAACGATCCAAAAGTTATAAAGGATAAAGTAATTTCAATCGCACCGGGCGAACGTTATGATATTGAATTTACTGCTAATAAAACTGGGAAATGGTATGTTGAAGACCATTCGAAAAATAAAGGTGCAAAAGGAATGAAAGCTGTTATTGAATATGATGGCAGCAAAGAGATGAAAGATAAAGCAGACGAAAAAGAAAAATTACCGAAAGTAGATATAATGAAATATGGTACTAAAAAATTAGGTAGTTTCACTTTAAATCAAGAGTATACTGCCACATATAATATGGACTTAAATACGCAAATGAATGGAAATGAAATGGTATATACAATTAACGGAAAGGTATTTCCGGATATTGACCCAATTCAAGTAAAAAAGGGTGATTTAGTAAAAGTGAAGTTGGTAAATCGTTCTAAAATGGATGATCACCCAATGCATTTACACGGGCACTTCTTTCAGGTGTTGAGTAAAGATGGAAAACCGATAAAAGGTTCTCCAATTGTAAAAGATACATTGAACTTAAAACCAGGAGAAGAATATGAAGTAGCCTTTGTAGCAGACAATCCCGGTGAGTGGATGTTCCACTGTCACGACCTACATCATGCTTCAGCAGGGATGGTAACGGAAGTGAACTATACAGATTATAAATCTGACTATGTTCCAAACCAAAACATTCCTAATAAGCCAGAATAATAGGAAGCAGTTATCCTATGGATAGCTGCTTATTCATTTTTGTTGCAAGTACTAATGTATATGTTGATTATGCCCAGGTGCAGGAGTATGATCTGGGAATGTCGCGAATACGGCAACGATAATTACTACACTAATTGAAAGTAATAACAAAAAACGCTGTTGGATAAAAGTAGAAAAGTTCTCCGATAACAATTGAATCACACAGGACATAGTAATCGTTATAGTAAGTAAAAGGCTAATGAACAATATACTATGAGCTTGTTGAGCGTTTAACATTTCTGTAATCATTGCTCCCATCATACTTGCCATTAATCCAGAGAACATTCCTTCTAAAGCAGTATATAGGTGAAAACGTAGACCCACTAAAAAACCGATAAAACCACTAATTAAAATAGCAAGTAAAGTAGAATATAGTAATTCCCCCTTAAAGAGAATGCCTAAATAAAAACCAATACTTAAACCGATACTCATACTAAAAGACATAATAAATACCATATACTCCATTAGGGTACCCTTACGTTTAGAAATATAGGATGTAATAAGAATCGAGGTACAGCAAAGTGTTAAGGTAGTTAACGTATAAGCAAACATTATGATACCTCCTTGTCCTATCGTTCATTTCATCATATGTTTATATGGAGAGTACTTATGCTTATTAATATCTGCATATTATCTGCACAATTTCATAGATGTAAGCAAAGGAACGCTTGATTTTTTAGGGCGTCTTTTTTAATTGTAAGCATGTGAAAGAAATTGTTATATTATGAGTTTCTATTGTGAAGCCATAAAGAATAAGCGTATAATATTATAGGTCTCACATTTGCGAGACAAACCGCGAATGATAAATAAGATTGTTGTTTTATCATCGCTTCTAAACATATAGACAATGAAAGTAACACTGGAATACAGATAGGGAGTTATAAAATGAAATTAATTATTGCCGAGAAACCAGATCAAGGGTTGGCTCTTGTTTCACAGTTTAAATATCGCCGGAAAGATGGATATTTAGAAGTAGAAGCGAATGAGTTATTTCCAAATGGAGCGTACTGTACATGGGCAATTGGTCATTTGACGCAGTTATGTAATCCAGAGCATTATCACGCAGAGTGGAAAAAATGGTCACTTAATACGTTACCGATGATTCCAGAACGTTTTCAATTTGAAGTAACAAAGTCAAAGTATAAGCAATTTAACGTTGTGAAACAGCTGTTACATAATCCACAGGTAACAGAAATCATTCACGCAGGAGATGCTGGGCGTGAAGGGGAACTGATCGTACGAAATATTATTAATCTTTGTAACGTGCAAAAGCCGATGAAACGTCTATGGATTTCGTCTTTAACGAAGCAAGCTATTTATCAAGGGTTTAAAAATTTACTTGATGAATCAGATACAATTAATACGTATTACGAAGCATACACAAGATCTTGTGCTGACTGGGTTGTTGGCATGAATGCATCACGTGTGTTTAGTATTTTGTTAAAGAAAAAAGGAATGAATGATGTATTTTCTGCTGGTCGTGTCCAAACACCAACGTTAGCATTGATTGTAAAGCGTGAGAAAGAAATTGAAAACTTTAAGTCAGAGCCTTTCTGGGAAGTGTTTGCAACCTTTAATATAGAAGGAAAGAAATATGACGGGAAATGGGAGAAGGATAATGAATCCCGCTTAAAAGACCCTGATATGGCGAATAAAATTGCGGCATTTTGCCAAGGGAAACCGGCTGTTGTGAAGGAAATGAAAACGGAGCGTAAAGAGTTTCAGCCGCCGCTTTTATTCAACTTATCATCACTGCAAGCAACGGCAAATAAAGCCTTTAAGTTTTCACCGAAAAAGACGCTTGATATAACGCAAGCACTCTATCAAAAAGGGATTGTTTCTTATCCACGTTCAGATTCTAACTATGTTACTCAAGGAGAAGCAGCGACTTTCCCTGATATTTTACAGAAGTTAAGTCAGTTTGATGAATATAAAGGTTTATTACCGGCTCCGGTTGAATCCATTATGAACAATAAGCGTTATGTAAATGAAAAGAAAGTAACAGATCACTACGCGATTATTCCGACAGAGCAAGTTACAAACCCAAGCAGACTATCAGGTGATGAAAAGAAAATATACGATATGATCGTAAGAAGGCTTATTGCAGCTCATTATGAAGTTGCAATCTTTGACTATACAACGATTGTAACGCTTGTAGATGAACGTGCTGAATTCATTTCAAAAGGAAAACAGCAAATTCAAGAAGGTTGGCGTAAAGTTATTTTCCAAGACGATAAAGATGACGAAACCATTCTTCCAATTGTAGCTGAAGGTGAAGAAGGAAAAGTTGTAAAGGTGAAAGTGAAAGAAGGAAAAACACAGCCACCGAAGCGTTATACAGAAGGACAACTTATTACGTTAATGAAAACAGCCGGTAAGTATTTAGAGAATGAAGAGCTAGAGAAGGTATTGAAGAAAACAGAAGGTTTAGGTACGGAAGCGACCCGCGCGGGTATTATTACGATGCTGAAAGACCGTAAATATATAGATGTAAAGAAAAACCAAGTGTATGCGACTGATAAAGGAAAAGTATTAATTACCGCAATTGGTGACAAAATACTAGCTTCACCGGAAATGACTGCGAAATGGGAACAACGTCTTGCGGAAATTGGTGAAGGTACAGCTTCACCAGCTACATTTATGGAACAGACGAAAAAGCTATCAGCTAAAATTATTGAAGACGCAGTGGAAATGTCTGAGAAGTGGGATTTCACGGGACTACATGTTGAATCGATTGAACGAAAAGGATCGAAATTTACAACGGGTAAAAAGGTTGGTAGCTGTAAAAAATGTGATGGCGATGTAATTGATAAGTCAACGTTTTACGGTTGTTCTAACTATAATACAACGCAATGTGATTTCACCATTTCAAAGAAGATATTAAGTAAAACAATTTCGCAAAAGAATATGACAAAGCTCTTAAAAGGTGAAAAGACTGATTTAATTAAAGGCTTTAAAAAGGGCGAGAAAACGTTTGATGCGAAATTAGAGTGGAAAGATAATAAGATTAATTTTGTATTTGAGAATTAATTTGTTAAAAGAGCATGACAGTTTTATGTCATGCTCTTTTGTTTTTTCTTTTATATAAAATTTAACGATAAAAAAAATCCTTTAAATAATAATTTTTTATTGTAAAACGATAAATTTTGTATTAAAATCATAATAAATGAGTGAGGTGCTTTTGTTAAAAGGTAACAACCTTATTTTTAAAATTAGAGGAGGTATAACTATGAACAGTAACAATTTGATTGTTAAACATATGGATAACCCCCATGAGTTGGAGAAGATGTATAGAAAAGATCCGAAAGCTTTTAAAAAAGCATTCTCACAAGCATGGGACCAAAACCCTGATTCTCAAATTCTAGGTGCTTGGTATGAAAGGTTGCATTTTAAGGAGAAAGTAAATAAAGAAAAAACATCTTTGTTTCAAAAAGGTTTCTTATTCATGGGCCTTTTAGCTATTCTGGCCGGCATAAGCACTAGAATCATTTTCCACTTTGTTGAGCAGGAAGCAATTGCTCCAATTAATTTGGCTTTTGGTGTAATTCCCTTTATTGCTGCTTATTTTGTTTACAATAATAAGCCGAAAAAAAGTATTATTTATTCCCTTATAGCGTTATTCCTAGTTTCCGGGGTGTATCTTAATACGTTGCCAATAAATTATAAAGACAGTACCATACTTGCGTATTTACATCTTCCTATATTTTTATGGGTCTTAGTAGGGCTTGCATTTACAGGAAATGAATATTCAAAAGGCAGTACAAGATTAGCCTATATTAAATTTAATTTAGAATATTGTCTTCTCTACGGGAGCATGGCAGTGAGCGGAATGATACTAGCAATATTCACCATGCGTTTATTTAGCTTTGTTGACTTAGATATAGGAGAATTCTATTTTAGTAATGTTGTTTTATTTGGAGCAGCGGCTCTCGCTATTGTGACTGCATACTTAGTATCAATGAATCTTAAGCTTGCTAAAAATATTACACCATACATATCTAAAATTTTTAGTCCTCTCGTCCTGATTACCTTGCTTATCTATCTTATAACGGTAATTTTGGTCGGGAAAAATCCATTCTTGGATCGCAATTTCCTAATGGCCTTCAACGGAATACTGCTTGGTGTATTGGCTGTTACTATATTTTCTATCGTTGAGAGTGACTCAGACGAGAAAAAGAGTATTTCAGATTATATAAATTTTGCCTTAATTGTTCTGGCACTTATTATTGATACTGTTGCATTGTCAGCCATCGTATTTAGACTTTCTTCTTACGGGATTACACCTAATAGACTAGCTGTTTTAGGTGTAAACATACTGATCTGGGCAAATCTAATTTGGATTATGTTTTCCTATATGCGTTTCTTGCAAAATAAATCAGGACCAAAAGCTATCCAAGATGCCGTTACGAAGTATTTGCCAATATATGGACTTTGGGCAGCTTTCGTCATATTTACGTTTCCTATCATTTTTAATTAGAAAGGATCTGTTAATGCGGGAGTGGTGAGGGCTAATAATCATTGGGGGATGAACAAAACCCCCAATGATTAAAGTTTCACTTTATTATAATTGGTATTATTATGTTTGTAGTTTCGGTAATTTCATTTGTAATGATAAATAAGAAATAAGTGTTGTATGTAATCTTTCCATAATAAAAAACGTCCCAAAATGGGACGTTTTTTATTATGCGTATTGCCGTTTTTTCTTAATAAGCAACAAAACTTGTGACACACCAGCTAGTACTGGTAACTCAATCAATGGTCCAATAACGAGTGCAAGTGCGATAAGAGGCTCATCTGGAAAAGCGGTCACAGCGATAGCGAGTGCAACAGGTGAGTTTCTTGCTAACGTTGTTAAGCTTAGACTTACTGTATCTTTGTAAGATAAATGCATCATGCGCCCGATAAATTGTCCTAGTAAAAAATTAATGATGAAGAACAATAGAACAGGAACGAGTAATAATAAAACGACATTCATATTTTGCAGTAAATATTTACCTTGTGATGCAAACATCGCTACTATTGCTAAACTTAAAAATACAATTTGAGCAGAGCTGAAAAACGGAATGAGTTTATTCTCGAGAGTTTCAGCTTTTTTCATTTTATTCATAATGAATTTTGTAGCGTGTGCAAGTATAAATGGTAAGACGATTACGATAACAATACTTTCTACTAAAACAAAAACCGCTACAGTTTTCATGACACCAGCAAATAAAAATAAATAAATTGGAAGGAGTAGAACTTGCAAAATTAAATTTACAGGTAAAATTGCAGTAGAAAGTGCTACATTTCCTTTCGCTATTTCAGTAAAGATTAAGTACCAATCTGTGCATGGAGTAACCATTAACATTATAAATCCAACCCAAAGTGCTGGATGATCTGAAAGAAATAGTGCCCCTAACCCCCAAGCGAGTAAAGGTGTCCATAAGAAGTTAATAGTAAGACTTGTTCCAGCAAATTTTAAATTGCGAAATCCGTTTTTTATTTCTTTTAATGGGATGCTGAGGAATAATCCATATAGCATAAAAAATAAGAAGGGAACAATAAACTTGTCTGAATACGTATGTATCATATTAAATTGTCCGAGTACGATGCCGCATGTAACAGCAAAAAGAATAATAAAAGTTTGAATCTTTTCTATAGTGCTCATGAATAAATCCTTTCTATATATGAATTTTCCTCTCTAAGTTTATTATACAAGTAATAAAGATGTATTTGGTGTTCAATTGTATTTTAGTTAATATTTTTAAATTGAGATTTTGTTTTTTATTAAAAGTTACTTGACTAAAGTAAGTTGCTATATTACAATCATTTACATAAGGTAATTAAATAACAAAAAGTTTTGATTGGCTTTACTTAAGGTATCAATTGGAACTTTTTATTAGAATAAGAATTTTTATGATGATGAATAATGAATATGATAAGAAAGTTTAGGTGAAGAAAATGGGATTATTTAGCTCGTTATTTGGTAAAAAAGAAGAAAATAAGAATGTAGAGGGGAATAAAAAAATGTCAAAAGTATTATTTGTAAAAGCAAACGATCGTCCAGCGGAGCAAGCAGTTAGTTCAAAAATGTATGAAACATTTGTAAGTACTTATAAAGAAGCAAATCCAAATACAGAAATTACGGAATTAGATTTATTTGCATTAGATCTTCCTTATTACGGAAATATCGCGATTTCAGGTGGATATAAACGTAGCCAAGGCATGGAGTTAACAGCTGAAGAAGAGAAGGCAGTTGCTACAGTAGATCAATATTTAAATCAGTTTTTAGAAGCTGATAAGGTTGTATTTGCATTCCCATTATGGAACTTTACAGTACCAGCACCATTAATCACATATATTTCATACTTATCTCAAGCTGGAAAAACGTTTAAATATACAGCAAATGGCCCAGAAGGTTTAGTTGGTGGTAAAAAAGTAGTTGTGTTAGGTGCTCGTGGTTCAGATTACTCTTCAGAACAAATGGCTCCTATGGAAATGGCAGTTAATTACGTAACAACTGTACTTGGATTCTGGGGAATTACAAATCCAGAGACAGTTGTAATTGAAGGGCACAATCAATATCCAGATCGTTCACAACAAATTGTTGAAGAAGGTCTAGAAAACGTTAAAAAAGTAGCAGCGAAATTTTAATTCATGATAGTAAATGGAAAAACCAACATGGATGACCATGTTGGTTTTTTAGTCTATTTTTCATGTTAAAAAATGTATATTTATAAAATAAAAGAAAAGTTCGAAAATAGTATTGCAAAATATTATATAGCAAACTATAATGAGTTCAAGAATAGTTGATACTTAAATTAAATATTCAGAAAATTCAATTAGTTAAAATTGGAAAATGAGATAAGGAAATTTGAATGGGGGTTATATTATGGCGAATAAAGTACCGTTTTCGTTCATAGTAGTTATTGGATTAATGTTATTTGCACTATTTTTTGGAGCGGGAAATTTAATTTTCCCAGCGATGCTTGGTCAATCAGCAGGAGAGAATGTATGGATTGCTAACGCTGGATTTTTAGTAACTGGTGTTGGACTACCATTACTAGGTGTACTAGCATTTGGTTTTTCAGGTAAAGATGATTTGCAGTCATTAGCAAGTCGCGCTCACCCAGTGTTCGGGATTGTGTTTACAACAGTTTTATACTTAGCGATCGGTCCGTTATTTGCAATACCGAGAACAGGAAATGTATCTTATGAAATTGGTCTTAAGCCGTTTATGCCAGAGGGAGTAGGTTCTACACCTTTAATTCTTTTCACAATTATATTCTTTAGCATCACTTGTTTTTTTTCGCTAAATCCCGCGAAAATTGTCGATATTGTTGGAAAAATTTTAACGCCAATTAAGTTGACTTTCATCGGTATTTTAGTAATCGTTGCTTTTATACATCCGATTGGAGATATGCAAGCACCAGTGGAAGCTTATACATCACATGCATTCTTTAAAGGATTCCAAGAAGGATACTTAACGATGGATACGCTCGCATCATTCGTATTCGGGATTATTATCATTAATGCAATTAAAGAAAAAGGTGCAAAAACGAAAACACAAATTATGGTCGTTTGTGCAAAAGCGACCATAATTGCAGCATCTATTTTAGCAATTATCTATACAGCTCTTTCTTATATGGGTGCTTCAAGTGTTGCAAAGCTTGGACATTTAGAGAACGGTGGAGAAGTATTAGCGAAAGTTTCTAACTACTATTTTGGATCATACGGCGGAGTATTATTAGGATTAATGATTACAGTAGCGTGTTTAACAACTAGTGTGGGACTTGTATCAGCATGTTCTTCATTCTTCCATAAGTTATTCCCAAATGTTCCTTACAAAGCAATTGCAATCACGCTCTGTGTATTTAGTGCCATTGTTGCAAACGTAGGATTAACACAATTAATCGCAGTTTCTGTTCCAGTATTAACAGCAATTTATCCACTAGCAATCGTATTGATTTTCTTAACATTCTTCCATTCATTATTTAAAGGAAGAGCGGAAGTTTATCAAGTAAGCTTGATCGTAACATTTATCATCAGCTTATTCGATGGATTAAGTGCAGCTGGAGTTAACATTGAAGTAGTAAGCCAAGTGTTCACTAAATTCCTTCCGATGCAGGAAGTAGGACTAGGCTGGATCTTCCCAGCGATTATCGGTGGATTTATCGGATATGGCATTAGCATTTTAAAAGTGAAAAACCAAGTTCAACCAGCAACTAGA from Bacillus cereus G9842 includes the following:
- a CDS encoding DUF4153 domain-containing protein, which encodes MNSNNLIVKHMDNPHELEKMYRKDPKAFKKAFSQAWDQNPDSQILGAWYERLHFKEKVNKEKTSLFQKGFLFMGLLAILAGISTRIIFHFVEQEAIAPINLAFGVIPFIAAYFVYNNKPKKSIIYSLIALFLVSGVYLNTLPINYKDSTILAYLHLPIFLWVLVGLAFTGNEYSKGSTRLAYIKFNLEYCLLYGSMAVSGMILAIFTMRLFSFVDLDIGEFYFSNVVLFGAAALAIVTAYLVSMNLKLAKNITPYISKIFSPLVLITLLIYLITVILVGKNPFLDRNFLMAFNGILLGVLAVTIFSIVESDSDEKKSISDYINFALIVLALIIDTVALSAIVFRLSSYGITPNRLAVLGVNILIWANLIWIMFSYMRFLQNKSGPKAIQDAVTKYLPIYGLWAAFVIFTFPIIFN
- a CDS encoding arsenic resistance protein, whose amino-acid sequence is MSTIEKIQTFIILFAVTCGIVLGQFNMIHTYSDKFIVPFLFFMLYGLFLSIPLKEIKNGFRNLKFAGTSLTINFLWTPLLAWGLGALFLSDHPALWVGFIMLMVTPCTDWYLIFTEIAKGNVALSTAILPVNLILQVLLLPIYLFLFAGVMKTVAVFVLVESIVIVIVLPFILAHATKFIMNKMKKAETLENKLIPFFSSAQIVFLSLAIVAMFASQGKYLLQNMNVVLLLLVPVLLFFIINFLLGQFIGRMMHLSYKDTVSLSLTTLARNSPVALAIAVTAFPDEPLIALALVIGPLIELPVLAGVSQVLLLIKKKRQYA
- a CDS encoding multicopper oxidase family protein, translated to MKRFVLKAVTVSVIFLIAACSLATNTTNDHKNMKDKKTIQTETATKPLKVEKGPEVTLIAKEEKQKLSNGVIVPVWTFNGSSPGPEIRVKKGEKVKVTLKNELSAPVSIHWHGYPVPNNMDGIPGVTQDAVEPGKSFTYEFEANVPGTYWYHSHQDSVNQLDRGLYGALIVEDTKEKYDKDYTLMLDEWVTDKEEMNKQLKEMTKGQIGNKSKGNENEEKNDDKNGMDHSGMDVGSDQKDSSNMEGMDHGNMKMEGHDMSMYDLFTINGKSGDLVVPLKVNKGDKVRFRLVNAGYLSHDIHVHGHDIKVIATDGQPINDPKVIKDKVISIAPGERYDIEFTANKTGKWYVEDHSKNKGAKGMKAVIEYDGSKEMKDKADEKEKLPKVDIMKYGTKKLGSFTLNQEYTATYNMDLNTQMNGNEMVYTINGKVFPDIDPIQVKKGDLVKVKLVNRSKMDDHPMHLHGHFFQVLSKDGKPIKGSPIVKDTLNLKPGEEYEVAFVADNPGEWMFHCHDLHHASAGMVTEVNYTDYKSDYVPNQNIPNKPE
- a CDS encoding FMN-dependent NADH-azoreductase, with translation MGLFSSLFGKKEENKNVEGNKKMSKVLFVKANDRPAEQAVSSKMYETFVSTYKEANPNTEITELDLFALDLPYYGNIAISGGYKRSQGMELTAEEEKAVATVDQYLNQFLEADKVVFAFPLWNFTVPAPLITYISYLSQAGKTFKYTANGPEGLVGGKKVVVLGARGSDYSSEQMAPMEMAVNYVTTVLGFWGITNPETVVIEGHNQYPDRSQQIVEEGLENVKKVAAKF
- the brnQ gene encoding branched-chain amino acid transport system II carrier protein produces the protein MANKVPFSFIVVIGLMLFALFFGAGNLIFPAMLGQSAGENVWIANAGFLVTGVGLPLLGVLAFGFSGKDDLQSLASRAHPVFGIVFTTVLYLAIGPLFAIPRTGNVSYEIGLKPFMPEGVGSTPLILFTIIFFSITCFFSLNPAKIVDIVGKILTPIKLTFIGILVIVAFIHPIGDMQAPVEAYTSHAFFKGFQEGYLTMDTLASFVFGIIIINAIKEKGAKTKTQIMVVCAKATIIAASILAIIYTALSYMGASSVAKLGHLENGGEVLAKVSNYYFGSYGGVLLGLMITVACLTTSVGLVSACSSFFHKLFPNVPYKAIAITLCVFSAIVANVGLTQLIAVSVPVLTAIYPLAIVLIFLTFFHSLFKGRAEVYQVSLIVTFIISLFDGLSAAGVNIEVVSQVFTKFLPMQEVGLGWIFPAIIGGFIGYGISILKVKNQVQPATRADKKIG
- the topB gene encoding DNA topoisomerase III; this translates as MKLIIAEKPDQGLALVSQFKYRRKDGYLEVEANELFPNGAYCTWAIGHLTQLCNPEHYHAEWKKWSLNTLPMIPERFQFEVTKSKYKQFNVVKQLLHNPQVTEIIHAGDAGREGELIVRNIINLCNVQKPMKRLWISSLTKQAIYQGFKNLLDESDTINTYYEAYTRSCADWVVGMNASRVFSILLKKKGMNDVFSAGRVQTPTLALIVKREKEIENFKSEPFWEVFATFNIEGKKYDGKWEKDNESRLKDPDMANKIAAFCQGKPAVVKEMKTERKEFQPPLLFNLSSLQATANKAFKFSPKKTLDITQALYQKGIVSYPRSDSNYVTQGEAATFPDILQKLSQFDEYKGLLPAPVESIMNNKRYVNEKKVTDHYAIIPTEQVTNPSRLSGDEKKIYDMIVRRLIAAHYEVAIFDYTTIVTLVDERAEFISKGKQQIQEGWRKVIFQDDKDDETILPIVAEGEEGKVVKVKVKEGKTQPPKRYTEGQLITLMKTAGKYLENEELEKVLKKTEGLGTEATRAGIITMLKDRKYIDVKKNQVYATDKGKVLITAIGDKILASPEMTAKWEQRLAEIGEGTASPATFMEQTKKLSAKIIEDAVEMSEKWDFTGLHVESIERKGSKFTTGKKVGSCKKCDGDVIDKSTFYGCSNYNTTQCDFTISKKILSKTISQKNMTKLLKGEKTDLIKGFKKGEKTFDAKLEWKDNKINFVFEN